From one Solea solea chromosome 15, fSolSol10.1, whole genome shotgun sequence genomic stretch:
- the plekha3 gene encoding pleckstrin homology domain-containing family A member 3, translating to MEGILYKWTNYMTGWQPRWFVLENGVISYYDCEDDVGKGSKGSIKMSVCDIKVHPTDPTRLELIIPGEQHFYVKAVNAAERQRWLVALGSSKAGSLDIYKHKGPDCLKTKMSELRLYCDLLVQQVQTIQSQYSTDPEATSPSEASLLSATCATFIRTLEECMTLANHSLMPELRPPEKMKRSVSHPGTYSFDRSGVLKEYVRSTGRRNRTCSDSSVYDTERVQSTLHSDPTSIPEERGAGCSPKNTPTDTDTDLSI from the exons ATGGAAGGTATTCTGTACAAATGGACGAATTATATGACGG GCTGGCAGCCACGGTGGTTTGTCTTAGAGAATGGAGTCATCTCTTATTACGACTGCGAGGATGATGTCGGTAAAGGAAGCAAAGGATCCATCAAGATGTCAGTCTGTGACATTAAAG TTCATCCAACAGATCCTACACGTCTGGAGTTGATAATTCCCGGCGAGCAGCATTTCTATGTCAAAGCAGTGAATGCAGCAGAGAGACAAAGGTGGCTGGTGGCTTTAGGTTCATCCAAAGCTGGATCACTGGACATTTACAAGCACAAag GTCCAGATTGTCTAAAGACAAAGATGTCTGAGCTGCGTCTGTACTGTGACCTCCTCGTCCAGCAGGTCCAAACGATCCAATCACAGTACAGCACTGACCCCGAGGCCACGTCCCCCTCTGAG GCATCTCTCCTCAGTGCGACATGTGCAACTTTTATCAGGACATTAGAAGAGTGTATGACCCTGGCTAACCACAGTTTGATGCCTGAACTCCGACCTCCTGAAAAG ATGAAGAGGTCAGTCAGTCACCCTGGGACTTATAGCTTCGACAG GTCAGGTGTGCTAAAGGAGTACGTGAGGTCAACCGGGCGCAGGAACCGGACGTGCTCCGACAGCTCTGTTTATGACACTGAAC GTGTGCAGTCCACTCTTCACAGTGACCCGACCTCCATtcctgaggagagaggagcaggtTGCAGTCCAAAGAACACAcccactgacacagacactgacttgtccatctga
- the LOC131474090 gene encoding pyridoxal kinase-like, translating to MECRVLSIQSHVVRGYVGNKSASFPLQVLGFEVDSINSVQFSNHTGYSHWKGQVLTADELHVLYEGIKLNNVHHYDYVLTGYTRDTSFLEMVVDIVQELKRANPNLVYVCDPVLGDHGSMYVPQNLYPVYKNKVVPVADIITPNQFEAELLTGKNISTEKDAVEVMDLLHAMGPDTVVITSSDLPSRLGDRFLVSLGSQRHVRPDGSRTTQRVRIEVPKVDAVFVGTGDLFAAMMLAWTHHYPNDLKTACEKTFSVMHHVIQRTISYAHELAGPGRRPSPPQLELRMVQSKADIEDPAIVAEATVIS from the exons ATGGAATGCCGTGTGCTGTCCATACAGAGCCATGTAGTCCGGGGATATGTGGGCAATAAGAGCGCCTCTTTCCCATTACAG GTTTTAGGGTTTGAAGTGGACTCCATTAACTCTGTCCAGTTCTCCAACCACACAG GTTATTCCCATTGGAAAGGCCAGGTGTTGACGGCAGACGAGCTCCATGTTCTTTATGagggaatcaaactgaacaatgttcACCACTATGATTACGTTTTAACAG gGTATACCAGAGACACATCCTTCTTAGAGATGGTGGTGGACATAGTTCAGGAGTTAAAGCGAGCCAATCCCAACCTGGTGTACG tatGTGACCCCGTCCTCGGCGATCATGGATCTATG TACGTTCCGCAGAATCTTTATCCAGTCTATAAGAACAAGGTGGTTCCTGTTGCTGACATTATTACTCCAAACCAGTTTGAAGCTGA ATTACTGACGGGGAAAAACATTAGCACGGAGAAAGATGCTGTAGAG GTTATGGACCTTCTTCATGCTATGGGCCCAGACACAGTGGTCATCACCTCCTCTGATCTGCCCTCCAGACTGGGTGACCGCTTCCTGGTATCACTGGGCAGCCAGCGCCATG TTCGTCCAGACGGCAGCAGGACAACACAGAGAGTTCGAATAGAAGTTCCCAAAGTGGACGCCGTCTTTGTAGGAACTGGAGACTTGTTTGCTGCTATGATGCTTGCGTGGACACACCACTACCCTAATGACCTAAAG ACGGCCTGTGAGAAGACGTTTTCAGTGATGCACCATGTTATTCAGAGGACCATATCTTATGCTCATG agTTAGCAGGTCCTGGTCGGAGGCCCAGTCCTCCACAGCTGGAGCTGAGGATGGTTCAGAGTAAAGCCGACATAGAAGACCCTGCTATAGTTGCGGAGGCTACAGTCATATCCTAA